In Paenibacillus durus, the DNA window CTTCAAGTTCCTGCGGATCACTCGTCAGTCCGCGAAGTTCCTGCTTGGTGGTCTCGTCTACGGATGGGTCTTGCAGCCAGCGTTCCAATGTTTCTGCAGCTTTTGGACTCAATTGGGTCATAAAAATCTCTCCTTCTCCAGGTATGATTTAATTCAGCGCAAACATAATTTCGCCTTCGGCCACAACCTTGTCTTCCACTTTGGCAACCGCTTTCCCTTTGCCGATACTTCCTTTAAGACGCGTAATCTCCACTTCGAGCTTTAGGGTATCCCCCGGCACCACCTGTCCACGGAAACGAAAACCGTCCAAGCCCGCCAAAAAGCCGATTTTGCCACGGTTGGCTTCGACGCCCAGAATCGCTACAGCACCAACCT includes these proteins:
- the fabZ gene encoding 3-hydroxyacyl-ACP dehydratase FabZ, giving the protein MLDVNQIQEIIPHRPPFLLVDKIIEIEMGKRAVGIKNVTVNEPFFIGHFPGYPVMPGVLITEALAQVGAVAILGVEANRGKIGFLAGLDGFRFRGQVVPGDTLKLEVEITRLKGSIGKGKAVAKVEDKVVAEGEIMFALN